From Hirundo rustica isolate bHirRus1 chromosome 1, bHirRus1.pri.v3, whole genome shotgun sequence, a single genomic window includes:
- the ZHX1 gene encoding zinc fingers and homeoboxes protein 1 has protein sequence MASKRKSTTPCMVLANEQDPDLEMVSDLEEGPPVLTPADNPTAESVTSDEDVHEYVDSDNKKNTNKVEGGYECKYCTFQTPDLNMFTFHVDSEHPNVVLNSSYVCLECNFLTKRYDALSEHNLKHHPGEENFKLTMVKRNNQTIFEQTVNDLTFDGSFVREENAGQADSSEVPSSGISISKTPIMKMMKNKTEAKRIAVFHNVVDDIPGEEKGTENEPNSEEVVENPPPAVSESKPSHSIVCSAADVAGTIVTPAPVLQPGVAQVITAVTAPQNSNLIPKVLIPVNSIPAYNTALDNNPLLLNTYNKFPYPTMSEITVLSSQAKYTEEQIKIWFSAQRLKHGVSWTPEEVEEARRKQFNGTVHTVPQTITVIPAHISAASNGLPSILQTCQIVGQPGLVLTQVAGTNTLPVTAPIALTVAGVPNQTQLQKSQIHSAQPIAETKQVAAIPAPQPIKNESTLMNPDSFGIRAKKTKEQLAELKVSYLKNQFPQDSEIVRLMKITGLTKGEIKKWFSDTRYNQRNSKNNHGIHLNNDSCATIVIDSSDEMNESPTGVTPQSKSSWGTLPDFTPQKLKEKTSEQLQVLQASFLNNPVLTEEEMNRLRAQTKLTRREIDAWFTEKRKSNVLKEEAADMNESNAGSSKEESGETSVGDGTAGTKSGCSTSSKIGKKSPEQLHMLKSSFVRTQWPSPQEYNKLAEETGLPRSEIVSWFGDTRYAWKNGGLKWYYYYQSANTNSLNGQGFARRRGRGRPKGRGRGRPRGRPRGSKRLNCWDRGVSVIKFKTGTAILKDYYMKHKFLNEQDLDELVAKSHMGYEQVREWFAERQRRLELGIELFDENEEEDEMLDDQEDEEETDDSDTWEPPRHVKRKLSKTD, from the coding sequence ATGGCAAGTAAACGAAAATCAACAACACCCTGCATGGTCTTAGCCAATGAGCAGGATCCAGATCTAGAAATGGTGTCAGACTTGGAGGAAGGACCACCTGTGCTCACGCCAGCAGATAACCCTACAGCAGAGAGTGTAACAAGTGATGAGGATGTTCATGAGTATGTGGATTCAGACaataagaaaaacacaaataaagtAGAAGGTGGTTATGAGTGTAAATACTGTACTTTTCAGACTCCTGATCTCAATATGTTTACTTTTCATGTGGATTCAGAACATCCCAATGTAGTATTAAATTCATCCTACGTTTGTTTAGAATGTAATTTCCTTACCAAAAGATATGATGCCCTCTCAGAACATAATTTGAAGCACCaccctggagaggagaatttTAAATTGACTATGGTGAAACGTAATAACCAGACAATCTTTGAACAGACAGTAAATGATCTCACTTTTGATGGGAGTTTTGttagagaagaaaatgctggaCAGGCTGACTCTTCTGAGGTCCCCTCATCAGGGATCTCCATTAGCAAAACTCCTATcatgaaaatgatgaaaaacaaaactgaggCTAAACGTATTGCTGTTTTCCACAATGTAGTTGATGACATTCCTGGTGAAGAAAAGGGAACTGAAAATGAGCCAAACTCTGAAGAAGTTGTAGAAAACCCCCCACCAGCAGTTTCTGAGTCAAAACCAAGCCATTCAATTGTTTGCAGTGCAGCAGATGTGGCTGGTACCATAGTGACGCCGGCACCAGTGCTTCAGCCTGGGGTGGCACAGGTTATAACAGCTGTTACAGCTCCACAGAACTCAAACCTGATTCCAAAAGTACTGATACCTGTAAATAGCATTCCAGCCTATAACACTGCTTTGGATAACAATCCTCTTTTGCTTAACACCTACAACAAATTCCCATATCCAACCATGTCGGAAATCACTGTTCTTTCCTCTCAAGCTAAGTACACAGAGGAACAGATTAAAATATGGTTTTCTGCCCAGCGTCTGAAACACGGGGTGAGCTGGACGCcagaggaggtggaggaagcAAGGAGGAAACAATTTAATGGCACAGTGCATACTGTGCCACAGACAATTACCGTTATTCCAGCACACATTTCGGCCGCTAGCAATGGTTTACCTTCAATTTTACAGACATGCCAAATAGTTGGTCAGCCAGGACTTGTTCTCACTCAAGTTGCAGGTACAAATACATTACCAGTAACAGCCCCAATAGCTTTGACTGTAGCAGGAGTCCCAAACCAAACACAGTTACAGAAGAGTCAGATTCACAGTGCTCAGCCTATTGCAGAAACCAAACAAGTAGCTGCCATTCCAGCCCCTCAGCCTATCAAAAATGAATCCACACTGATGAATCCTGATTCCTTTGGCATCCGAGCAAAAAAAACTAAGGAACAACTGGCAGAATTGAAAGTCAGCTACCTTAAAAACCAGTTTCCTCAAGACTCAGAAATTGTTAGACTTATGAAAATAACAGGTCTCACTAAAGGAGAGATCAAAAAGTGGTTCAGTGATACACGCTACAATCAGAGAAACTCAAAGAATAATCATGGGATTCATCTCAACAATGATTCATGTGCCACCATTGTTATTGATTCAAGTGATGAAATGAATGAATCTCCGACTGGAGTCACTCCACAGAGCAAGTCATCGTGGGGTACTCTTCCTGATTTCACCCCTCAGAAACTCAAAGAGAAGACTTCTGAACAGCTGCAAGTCCTCCAAGCAAGTTTTCTTAATAACCCTGTTCTTACTGAGGAAGAGATGAATAGATTAAGAGCCCAAACAAAACTGACCAGGAGAGAGATTGATGCCTGGtttacagaaaaaaggaaatcaaatgtCTTGAAGGAAGAGGCAGCTGACATGAATGAAAGCAATGCTGGCAGCTCAAAAGAGGAGTCTGGAGAAACATCTGTGGGAGATGGAACGGCAGGAACAAAATCAGGGTGTTCCACTTCAAGCAAAATAGGCAAAAAATCACCAGAGCAGTTGCACATGCTCAAAAGTTCCTTTGTCCGTACTCAGTGGCCATCTCCGCAAGAATACAACAAGCTGGCAGAAGAAACTGGGCTTCCAAGATCAGAAATTGTGAGCTGGTTTGGAGATACTCGTTATGCCTGGAAAAATGGTGGCTTGAAATGGTATTACTATTACCAGAGTGCCAATACAAACAGTCTGAATGGCCAAGGCTTtgcaaggaggagagggagaggaagaccaaaagggagggggagagggaggccTCGGGGGAGGCCTCGGGGAAGCAAGAGGTTAAATTGCTGGGACAGAGGTGTGTCTgtcataaaatttaaaactggAACAGCTATCCTGAAGGACTATTATATGAAGCACAAATTCCTTAATGAGCAAGACCTTGATGAACTGGTAGCCAAATCTCACATGGGATATGAGCAGGTCAGAGAATGGTTTGCAGAAAGGCAAAGAAGATTAGAACTTGGAATAGAGCTGTTTGATGAGAATGAGGAGGAAGATGAAATGCTGGATGAtcaggaggatgaggaagaaaCAGATGATAGTGATACTTGGGAACCCCCCAGACATGTTAAACGTAAACTTTCAAAAACAGACTGA